In Xanthomonas sacchari, a genomic segment contains:
- the rpoC gene encoding DNA-directed RNA polymerase subunit beta': MKDLLNLFNQQRQTLDFDAIKIALASPDLIRSWSFGEVKKPETINYRTFKPERDGLFCAAIFGPIKDYECLCGKYKRMKHRGVVCEKCGTEVTLAKVRRERMGHIDLASPVAHIWFLKSLPSRIGLMLDMTLRDIERVLYFEAYVVTEPGLTALERRQLLTEEQYLTARQEHGDDFDAAMGAEAVYELLRTIDLQSEMTRLREEIAGTGSETKLKRLTKRIKLIEAFIESGNRPEWMVMTVLPVLPPDLRPLVPLDGGRFATSDLNDLYRRVINRNNRLRRLLELNAPDIIVRNEKRMLQESVDALLDNGRRGRAITGTNKRPLKSLADMIKGKQGRFRQNLLGKRVDYSGRSVIVVGPTLRLHECGLPKKMALELFKPFVFAKLQRRGLATTIKAAKKLVEREEAEVWDILEEVIREHPVLLNRAPTLHRLGIQAFEPVLIEGKAIQLHPLVCTAFNADFDGDQMAVHVPLSLEAQLEARALMMSTNNILSPANGEPIIVPSQDVVLGLYYMSRALENKKGEGMVFANIAEVKRAYDNRAVELHAKVKVRITETVIDEEGNRSKKTSIVDTTIGRALLAEILPEGLPFALANTELTKKNISRLINSSYRQLGLKDSVVFADKLMYTGFAYATRAGVSIGIDDMLIPSEKKGILGEAEQEVLEIQEQYQSGLVTAGERYNKVVDIWSRTNERIAKAMMDTIGTEKVVNAKGETIDQKSMNSLYIMADSGARGSQAQIRQLAGMRGLMARPDGSIIETPIKANFREGLNVQEYFNSTHGARKGLADTALKTANSGYLTRRLVDVAQDVVITEPDCGTTDGLTMTPIVEGGDVVEPLRDRVLGRVVAEDVFLPGNDEDPIVTRNTLLDEQWVAKLEEAGVQSVKVRSTITCESAFGVCARCYGRDLARGHLVNIGEAVGVIAAQSIGEPGTQLTMRTFHIGGAASRAAAVDNITVKTTGSIKFNNLKSVEHANGSLVAVSRSGELSVLDGHGRERERYKLPYGATITAKDGDAVKAGQSVANWDPHNHPIVSEVAGFIRFIDFIDGVTVIEKTDELTGLASREITDPKRRGTQAKDLRPIVRIVDAKGNDLTIPGTDLPAQYLLPPRSIVNLQDGAPVGVGDVVAKIPQEASKTRDITGGLPRVADLFEARKPKDPAILAERSGIISFGKDTKGKQRLIIKDTDGSEHEELIPKYRQIIVFEGEHVAKGETVVDGEPSPQDILRLLGVEPLAAYLVKEIQDVYRLQGVKINDKHIEVITRQMLRKVEIIDQGNSKFLNGEQAERQRVIEENARLVARNELPAKYEPVLLGITKASLATESFISAASFQETTRVLTEAAVRGTSDTLRGLKENVIVGRLIPAGTGLAYHNTRRRNASGLTESEMQTLSGGSAEPAVETSAAAAAGSEE, from the coding sequence ATGAAAGACCTGCTCAACCTCTTCAACCAGCAGCGCCAGACGCTGGACTTCGACGCGATCAAGATCGCGCTGGCCTCGCCGGACCTGATCCGTTCGTGGTCCTTCGGCGAAGTGAAGAAGCCGGAAACCATCAACTACCGTACCTTCAAGCCGGAGCGCGACGGCCTGTTCTGCGCCGCCATCTTCGGCCCGATCAAGGACTACGAGTGCCTGTGCGGCAAGTACAAGCGCATGAAGCACCGCGGCGTGGTCTGCGAGAAGTGCGGCACCGAAGTGACCCTGGCCAAGGTGCGTCGCGAGCGCATGGGCCACATCGACCTGGCCTCGCCGGTCGCGCACATCTGGTTCCTGAAGTCGCTGCCGTCGCGCATCGGCCTGATGCTGGACATGACCCTGCGCGACATCGAGCGCGTGCTGTACTTCGAAGCCTACGTGGTGACCGAGCCGGGCCTGACCGCCCTGGAGCGCCGCCAGCTGCTGACCGAAGAGCAGTACCTGACCGCGCGCCAGGAGCACGGTGACGACTTCGACGCCGCCATGGGCGCCGAGGCGGTGTACGAGCTGCTGCGCACCATCGACCTGCAGTCGGAAATGACCCGCCTGCGCGAAGAGATCGCCGGCACCGGGTCGGAAACCAAGCTCAAGCGCCTGACCAAGCGCATCAAGCTGATCGAGGCCTTCATCGAGTCCGGCAACCGTCCGGAGTGGATGGTGATGACCGTGCTGCCGGTGCTGCCGCCGGATCTGCGTCCGCTGGTGCCGCTGGACGGCGGCCGCTTCGCGACCTCCGACCTGAACGACCTGTACCGCCGCGTCATCAACCGCAACAACCGCCTGCGCCGCCTGCTCGAGCTGAACGCGCCGGACATCATCGTGCGCAACGAAAAGCGCATGCTGCAGGAATCGGTCGACGCGCTGCTGGACAACGGCCGCCGCGGCCGCGCCATCACCGGCACCAACAAGCGCCCGCTGAAGTCGCTGGCCGACATGATCAAGGGCAAGCAGGGCCGGTTCCGCCAGAACCTGCTCGGCAAGCGCGTGGACTACTCCGGCCGTTCGGTGATCGTGGTCGGCCCGACCCTGCGCCTGCACGAGTGCGGCCTGCCGAAGAAGATGGCGCTGGAGCTGTTCAAGCCGTTCGTGTTCGCCAAGCTGCAGCGTCGCGGCCTGGCCACCACCATCAAGGCCGCCAAGAAGCTGGTCGAGCGCGAAGAAGCCGAGGTCTGGGACATCCTGGAAGAGGTGATCCGCGAGCACCCGGTGCTGCTGAACCGTGCGCCGACCCTGCACCGCCTGGGCATCCAGGCGTTCGAGCCGGTGCTGATCGAAGGCAAGGCGATCCAGCTGCACCCGCTGGTCTGCACCGCGTTCAACGCCGACTTCGACGGTGACCAGATGGCCGTGCACGTGCCGCTGTCGCTGGAAGCGCAGCTGGAAGCGCGCGCGCTGATGATGTCCACCAACAACATCCTGTCGCCGGCCAACGGCGAGCCGATCATCGTGCCGTCGCAGGACGTGGTGCTGGGCCTGTACTACATGAGCCGCGCCCTGGAGAACAAGAAGGGCGAGGGCATGGTGTTCGCCAACATCGCCGAAGTGAAGCGCGCCTACGACAACCGTGCGGTCGAACTGCACGCCAAGGTCAAGGTCCGCATCACCGAGACGGTGATCGACGAAGAGGGCAACCGCAGCAAGAAGACCTCGATCGTGGACACCACGATCGGGCGCGCGCTGCTGGCCGAGATCCTGCCGGAAGGCCTGCCGTTCGCGCTGGCCAACACCGAGCTGACCAAGAAGAACATCAGCCGCCTGATCAACTCCAGCTACCGCCAGCTGGGCCTGAAGGACAGCGTGGTGTTCGCCGACAAGCTGATGTACACCGGCTTCGCCTACGCCACCCGCGCCGGCGTGTCGATCGGCATCGACGACATGCTGATCCCGTCGGAGAAGAAGGGCATCCTCGGCGAGGCCGAGCAGGAAGTGCTGGAGATCCAGGAGCAGTACCAGTCCGGCCTGGTCACCGCCGGCGAGCGCTACAACAAGGTCGTGGACATCTGGTCGCGCACCAACGAGCGCATCGCCAAGGCGATGATGGACACCATCGGTACCGAGAAGGTGGTCAACGCCAAGGGCGAGACCATCGACCAGAAGTCGATGAACTCGCTGTACATCATGGCCGACTCCGGCGCGCGTGGTTCGCAGGCGCAGATCCGTCAGCTGGCCGGCATGCGCGGCCTGATGGCCCGCCCGGACGGCTCGATCATCGAGACGCCGATCAAGGCGAACTTCCGCGAAGGCCTGAACGTGCAGGAGTACTTCAACTCCACCCACGGTGCCCGTAAGGGTCTGGCCGATACCGCGCTGAAGACCGCCAACTCCGGTTACCTGACCCGTCGCCTGGTCGACGTGGCGCAGGACGTGGTGATCACCGAGCCCGATTGCGGCACCACCGACGGCCTGACCATGACCCCGATCGTGGAAGGCGGCGACGTGGTCGAGCCGCTGCGCGACCGCGTGCTCGGCCGCGTGGTGGCCGAGGACGTGTTCCTGCCGGGCAACGACGAGGATCCGATCGTCACCCGCAACACCCTGCTCGACGAGCAGTGGGTGGCCAAGCTGGAAGAGGCCGGCGTGCAGTCGGTCAAGGTCCGCTCGACCATCACCTGCGAATCGGCGTTCGGCGTGTGCGCGCGCTGCTACGGCCGCGACCTGGCCCGTGGCCACCTGGTCAACATCGGCGAAGCGGTCGGCGTCATCGCCGCGCAGTCGATCGGCGAGCCGGGTACCCAGCTGACCATGCGTACCTTCCACATCGGCGGCGCGGCCTCGCGTGCGGCGGCGGTGGACAACATCACGGTCAAGACCACCGGTTCGATCAAGTTCAACAACCTCAAGTCGGTCGAGCACGCCAACGGCTCGCTGGTGGCGGTGTCGCGCTCGGGCGAACTGTCGGTGCTCGACGGCCACGGCCGCGAGCGCGAGCGCTACAAGCTGCCGTACGGCGCCACCATCACCGCCAAGGACGGTGATGCGGTCAAGGCCGGCCAGTCGGTGGCGAACTGGGATCCGCACAACCACCCGATCGTGTCGGAAGTGGCCGGTTTCATCCGCTTCATCGACTTCATCGACGGCGTCACCGTCATCGAGAAGACCGACGAACTGACCGGCCTGGCCTCGCGCGAGATCACCGATCCGAAGCGTCGCGGCACCCAGGCCAAGGACCTGCGCCCGATCGTGCGCATCGTCGACGCCAAGGGCAACGACCTGACCATCCCGGGCACCGATCTGCCGGCGCAGTACCTGCTGCCGCCGCGTTCGATCGTCAACCTGCAGGACGGCGCACCGGTCGGCGTGGGCGACGTGGTCGCCAAGATCCCGCAGGAAGCGTCCAAGACCCGCGACATCACCGGCGGTCTGCCGCGCGTGGCCGACCTGTTCGAGGCGCGCAAGCCGAAGGATCCGGCGATCCTGGCCGAGCGTTCGGGCATCATCAGCTTCGGCAAGGACACCAAGGGCAAGCAGCGCCTGATCATCAAGGACACCGACGGGTCGGAGCACGAAGAGCTGATCCCGAAGTACCGCCAGATCATCGTGTTCGAAGGCGAGCACGTGGCCAAGGGCGAAACCGTGGTGGACGGCGAGCCGAGCCCGCAGGACATCCTGCGCCTGCTGGGCGTCGAGCCGCTGGCCGCGTACCTGGTCAAGGAAATCCAGGACGTGTACCGCCTGCAGGGCGTGAAGATCAACGACAAGCACATCGAGGTCATCACCCGGCAGATGCTGCGCAAGGTCGAGATCATCGACCAGGGCAACAGCAAGTTCCTCAACGGCGAGCAGGCCGAGCGCCAGCGCGTCATCGAGGAGAACGCCCGCCTGGTCGCGCGCAACGAGCTGCCGGCCAAGTACGAGCCGGTGCTGCTGGGCATCACCAAGGCCTCGCTGGCCACCGAGTCGTTCATCTCGGCGGCGTCGTTCCAGGAGACCACCCGCGTCCTCACCGAGGCGGCGGTCCGCGGCACCAGCGACACGCTGCGTGGCCTGAAGGAAAACGTGATCGTGGGTCGCCTGATCCCGGCCGGTACCGGCCTGGCGTACCACAACACGCGCCGCCGCAATGCCAGCGGCCTGACCGAGTCGGAGATGCAGACCCTGTCCGGCGGCAGCGCCGAGCCGGCGGTCGAGACCTCCGCAGCGGCGGCTGCCGGCAGCGAAGAGTAA
- the rpoB gene encoding DNA-directed RNA polymerase subunit beta, whose translation MTSYSFTEKKRIRKDFGKQRSILEVPFLLAIQVDSYREFLQENTDPNKRSDHGLHAALKSVFPISSYSGNAALEYVGYKLGEPVFDERECRQRGMSYGAPLRVTVRLVIYDRESSTKAIKYVKEQEVYLGEIPLMTDNGTFIVNGTERVIVSQLHRSPGVFFDHDRGKTHSSGKLLYSARIIPYRGSWLDFEFDPKDALFTRIDRRRKLPVSILLRALGYSNEEMLSEFFEINTFHIDPKEGVQLELVPERLRGETLNFDLADGDKVIVEAGKRITARHVKQLEASGIAALAVPDEYLVGRILSHDVVDASTGELLASANDEISEDQLTAFRKAGVDAVGTLWVNDLDRGPYLSNTLRIDPTKTQLEALVEIYRMMRPGEPPTKDAAQNLFHNLFFTFERYDLSTVGRMKFNRRVGRKEVTGESVLYDKKYFGERNDEESKRLVAEHGDSSDILDVIKVLTEIRNGRGVVDDIDHLGNRRVRSVGEMAENVFRVGLVRVERAVKERLSMAESEGLTPQELINAKPVAAAIKEFFGSSQLSQFMDQNNPLSEVTHKRRVSALGPGGLTRERAGFEVRDVHPTHYGRVCTIETPEGPNIGLINSLAVYARTNQYGFLETPYRKVVDGQITDEVEYLSAIEENEYVIAQANALHDAKSRLTEQFVPCRYQGESLLKPPAEVHFMDVSPMQTVSIAAALVPFLEHDDANRALMGANMQRQAVPTLRAQKPLVGTGIERAVARDSGVTVNARRGGVIEQIDAGRIVVKVNEAEIGGGTDAGVDIYNLIKYTRSNQNTCINQRPLVNVGDVIARGDVLADGPSTDIGELALGQNMLIAFMPWNGYNFEDSILLSERVVEEDRYTTIHIEELTCVARDTKLGPEEISADIPNVSEQALNRLDESGVVYIGAEVRAGDIMVGKVTPKGESQLTPEEKLLRAIFGEKASDVKDSSLRVPPGMDGTVIDVQVFTRDGIEKDKRARQIEENEIKRVKKDFDDQFRILESAIYARLRTQLIGKVANGGPNLKKGDTISDAYLDGLKKSDWFALRMKDEDASEAIERAQKQIQAHEKEFERRFADKRGKITAGDDLAPGVLKMVKVFLAVKRRIQPGDKMAGRHGNKGVVSMIQPIEDMPYMANGETVDIVLNPLGVPSRMNIGQVLEVHLGWAAKGLGRKIQNMLEAQAKVADLRKFLAQIYNHDQKLGEDRVDLDQFSDAELLALSKNLTDGVPMATPVFDGATEAEIKHMLELADLPISGQTQLYDGRTGEAFDRHTTVGYMHMLKLNHLVDDKMHARSTGPYSLVTQQPLGGKAQFGGQRFGEMEVWALEAYGAAYTLQEMLTVKSDDVQGRNQMYKNIVDGEHEMVAGMPESFNVLVKEIRSLAINMELED comes from the coding sequence ATGACGTCTTATTCGTTCACCGAAAAGAAGCGTATCCGCAAGGACTTCGGCAAGCAGCGCTCGATCCTCGAAGTGCCGTTCCTGCTCGCCATCCAGGTGGATTCCTACCGCGAATTCCTGCAGGAGAACACCGACCCGAACAAGCGTTCGGACCACGGCCTGCACGCGGCCCTGAAATCGGTGTTCCCGATCTCCAGCTACAGCGGCAACGCGGCGCTGGAGTACGTCGGCTACAAGCTCGGCGAACCGGTGTTCGACGAGCGTGAATGCCGCCAGCGCGGCATGAGCTACGGCGCGCCGCTGCGCGTGACCGTGCGCCTGGTGATCTACGACCGCGAGTCCTCGACCAAGGCGATCAAGTACGTCAAGGAGCAGGAGGTCTACCTCGGCGAAATCCCGCTGATGACCGACAACGGCACCTTCATCGTCAACGGTACCGAGCGCGTCATCGTCTCGCAGCTGCACCGTTCGCCGGGCGTGTTCTTCGACCACGACCGTGGCAAGACCCACAGCTCGGGCAAGCTGCTGTACAGCGCCCGCATCATTCCGTACCGCGGCTCCTGGCTGGACTTCGAGTTCGACCCGAAGGACGCGCTGTTCACCCGTATCGACCGCCGCCGCAAGCTGCCGGTGTCGATCCTGCTGCGCGCGCTCGGCTACTCGAACGAGGAGATGCTCTCGGAGTTCTTCGAGATCAACACCTTCCACATCGACCCGAAGGAAGGCGTGCAGCTGGAGCTGGTGCCCGAGCGCCTGCGCGGCGAGACCCTGAACTTCGACCTGGCCGATGGCGACAAGGTCATCGTCGAAGCCGGCAAGCGCATCACCGCGCGTCACGTCAAGCAGCTCGAGGCCTCCGGCATCGCCGCGCTGGCCGTGCCCGACGAATACCTGGTCGGCCGCATCCTGTCGCACGACGTGGTCGATGCCTCGACCGGCGAACTGCTGGCCAGCGCCAACGACGAGATCAGCGAAGATCAGCTGACCGCGTTCCGCAAGGCCGGCGTCGACGCCGTGGGCACGCTGTGGGTCAACGACCTGGATCGTGGCCCGTACCTGTCCAACACCCTGCGCATCGATCCGACCAAGACCCAGCTCGAGGCGCTGGTCGAGATCTACCGCATGATGCGTCCGGGCGAGCCGCCGACCAAGGACGCCGCGCAGAACCTGTTCCACAACCTGTTCTTCACCTTCGAGCGCTACGACCTGTCCACGGTCGGCCGCATGAAGTTCAACCGCCGCGTCGGCCGCAAGGAAGTCACCGGCGAGTCGGTGCTGTACGACAAGAAGTACTTCGGCGAGCGCAACGACGAGGAGTCCAAGCGCCTGGTGGCCGAACACGGCGACAGCTCCGACATCCTGGACGTGATCAAGGTCCTGACCGAGATCCGCAACGGCCGCGGCGTGGTCGACGACATCGACCACCTGGGCAACCGTCGCGTGCGCTCGGTCGGCGAAATGGCCGAGAACGTGTTCCGCGTGGGCCTGGTCCGCGTCGAGCGCGCGGTCAAGGAGCGCCTGTCGATGGCCGAGTCCGAGGGCCTGACCCCGCAGGAACTGATCAACGCCAAGCCGGTGGCCGCGGCGATCAAGGAGTTCTTCGGCTCCTCGCAGCTGTCGCAGTTCATGGACCAGAACAACCCGCTGTCGGAAGTGACGCACAAGCGTCGCGTGTCCGCGCTGGGTCCGGGCGGTCTGACCCGCGAGCGCGCCGGCTTCGAAGTGCGCGACGTGCATCCGACCCACTACGGCCGCGTCTGCACCATCGAAACCCCGGAAGGCCCGAACATCGGCCTGATCAACTCGCTGGCGGTGTACGCCCGCACCAACCAGTACGGCTTCCTGGAGACGCCGTACCGTAAGGTCGTGGACGGCCAGATCACCGACGAGGTCGAGTACCTGTCGGCGATCGAGGAGAACGAGTACGTCATCGCCCAGGCCAACGCGCTGCACGACGCCAAGAGCCGCCTGACCGAGCAGTTCGTGCCGTGCCGCTACCAGGGCGAGTCGCTGCTGAAGCCGCCGGCGGAAGTGCACTTCATGGACGTGTCGCCGATGCAGACCGTGTCGATCGCGGCCGCGCTGGTGCCGTTCCTGGAGCACGACGACGCCAACCGCGCGCTGATGGGCGCGAACATGCAGCGCCAGGCCGTGCCGACGCTGCGTGCGCAGAAGCCGCTGGTCGGTACCGGCATCGAGCGCGCCGTGGCGCGCGACTCGGGCGTGACCGTGAACGCGCGCCGTGGCGGCGTGATCGAGCAGATCGACGCCGGCCGCATCGTGGTGAAGGTCAACGAGGCCGAGATCGGCGGCGGTACCGACGCCGGCGTCGACATCTACAACCTGATCAAGTACACCCGCTCCAACCAGAACACCTGCATCAACCAGCGTCCGCTGGTGAACGTGGGCGACGTGATCGCGCGCGGCGACGTGCTGGCCGACGGTCCCTCGACCGACATCGGCGAGCTGGCCCTGGGCCAGAACATGCTGATCGCGTTCATGCCGTGGAACGGCTACAACTTCGAGGACTCCATCCTGCTCTCCGAGCGCGTGGTGGAAGAGGATCGCTACACCACGATCCACATCGAAGAGCTGACCTGCGTGGCGCGCGACACCAAGCTGGGGCCGGAGGAAATCTCCGCCGACATCCCCAACGTGTCCGAGCAGGCGCTGAACCGTCTGGACGAGAGCGGCGTGGTGTACATCGGTGCGGAAGTGCGCGCCGGCGACATCATGGTCGGCAAGGTCACGCCGAAGGGCGAGAGCCAGCTGACCCCGGAAGAGAAGCTGCTGCGCGCGATCTTCGGCGAGAAGGCCTCCGACGTGAAGGACAGCTCGCTGCGCGTGCCGCCGGGCATGGACGGCACCGTCATCGACGTGCAGGTGTTCACCCGCGACGGCATCGAGAAGGACAAGCGCGCCCGCCAGATCGAGGAAAACGAGATCAAGCGGGTCAAGAAGGACTTCGACGACCAGTTCCGCATCCTCGAGAGCGCGATCTACGCGCGTCTGCGCACCCAGCTGATCGGCAAGGTCGCCAATGGCGGTCCGAACCTGAAGAAGGGCGACACCATCAGCGACGCCTACCTGGACGGCCTGAAGAAGTCCGACTGGTTCGCGCTGCGCATGAAGGACGAGGACGCCTCCGAGGCGATCGAGCGCGCGCAGAAGCAGATCCAGGCGCACGAGAAGGAGTTCGAGCGTCGCTTCGCCGACAAGCGCGGCAAGATCACCGCCGGCGACGACCTCGCCCCGGGCGTGCTGAAGATGGTCAAGGTGTTCCTGGCGGTGAAGCGCCGCATCCAGCCCGGCGACAAGATGGCCGGTCGCCACGGCAACAAGGGTGTCGTGTCGATGATCCAGCCGATCGAGGACATGCCGTACATGGCCAACGGCGAGACCGTGGACATCGTGCTGAACCCGCTGGGCGTGCCGTCGCGTATGAACATCGGCCAGGTGCTGGAAGTGCATCTGGGCTGGGCCGCCAAGGGCCTGGGTCGCAAGATCCAGAACATGCTCGAGGCCCAGGCCAAGGTCGCCGACCTGCGCAAGTTCCTGGCGCAGATCTACAACCACGACCAGAAGCTGGGCGAGGACCGCGTGGATCTGGACCAGTTCAGCGACGCGGAGCTGCTGGCGCTGTCGAAGAACCTGACCGACGGCGTGCCGATGGCCACCCCGGTGTTCGACGGTGCCACCGAGGCCGAGATCAAGCACATGCTCGAACTCGCCGACCTGCCGATCAGCGGCCAGACCCAGCTGTACGACGGCCGCACCGGCGAGGCGTTCGATCGCCACACCACGGTCGGCTACATGCACATGCTGAAGCTGAACCACCTGGTCGACGACAAGATGCACGCGCGCTCCACCGGCCCGTACTCGCTGGTCACCCAGCAGCCGCTGGGCGGCAAGGCGCAGTTCGGCGGCCAGCGCTTCGGCGAAATGGAAGTCTGGGCGCTGGAAGCCTACGGCGCGGCCTACACCCTGCAGGAAATGCTGACGGTGAAGTCCGACGACGTGCAGGGCCGCAACCAGATGTACAAGAACATCGTCGACGGCGAGCACGAGATGGTCGCCGGCATGCCGGAGTCCTTCAACGTGCTGGTGAAGGAAATCCGCTCGCTGGCGATCAACATGGAACTGGAAGACTGA
- the rplL gene encoding 50S ribosomal protein L7/L12 encodes MSLSNEQIVDAIAEKTLMEVMELVKAIEDKFGVSAAAPVAAAGPAVAAAPVEEQTEFNVILVDAGAKKVDVIKAVRAITGLGLKEAKDLTEAGGVLKEAVSKEDADKFKKDLEAAGAKVEVK; translated from the coding sequence ATGTCCCTGTCTAACGAGCAGATCGTCGACGCAATCGCCGAAAAGACCCTCATGGAAGTGATGGAGCTGGTCAAGGCCATCGAAGACAAGTTCGGCGTCTCCGCCGCCGCCCCGGTCGCCGCTGCCGGTCCGGCCGTGGCCGCCGCGCCGGTCGAAGAGCAGACCGAGTTCAACGTCATCCTGGTCGACGCCGGCGCCAAGAAGGTCGACGTCATCAAGGCTGTCCGCGCCATCACCGGCCTGGGCCTGAAGGAAGCCAAGGACCTCACCGAGGCCGGCGGCGTGCTGAAGGAAGCCGTGTCGAAGGAAGACGCCGACAAGTTCAAGAAGGACCTGGAAGCCGCTGGCGCGAAGGTCGAAGTCAAGTAA
- the rplJ gene encoding 50S ribosomal protein L10, whose product MALNLSQKQEVVAELADVAAKAHSLVAAEYAGITVSQMTAMRKKARETGVYLRVVKNTLAARAVAGTEYECVQDALVGPLLYAFSTEEPGAAGRLIKEFAKGNDKLQAKVVSLGGQLYPAAHLEVLASLPTREQALAMLARVLAEPASMFARAVKAVGDKQGGGDAAPADAEAEAPAETA is encoded by the coding sequence ATGGCTCTCAATCTGTCCCAGAAGCAAGAAGTCGTCGCCGAACTGGCCGACGTCGCCGCGAAGGCCCACTCCTTGGTTGCTGCCGAGTACGCCGGCATCACGGTCTCCCAGATGACCGCGATGCGCAAGAAGGCGCGCGAAACCGGTGTGTACTTGCGTGTTGTCAAGAACACCCTGGCCGCGCGTGCCGTTGCCGGTACCGAATACGAGTGCGTCCAGGACGCGCTGGTCGGTCCGCTGCTGTATGCGTTCTCGACGGAAGAACCCGGCGCTGCCGGTCGTCTGATCAAGGAATTCGCCAAGGGTAACGACAAGCTGCAGGCCAAGGTCGTGTCGCTGGGTGGCCAGCTGTATCCGGCCGCTCATCTCGAGGTGTTGGCGTCGCTGCCGACCCGCGAGCAGGCGCTGGCCATGCTGGCACGCGTCCTGGCCGAGCCGGCGAGCATGTTCGCCCGTGCGGTCAAGGCCGTGGGCGACAAGCAGGGTGGCGGCGACGCCGCTCCCGCCGACGCCGAAGCGGAAGCCCCGGCCGAAACGGCTTAA
- the rplA gene encoding 50S ribosomal protein L1, with amino-acid sequence MAQTKRQKAIRAAVQPGKAYSIDEALKIVKTTSKAKFVEAVDVAVRLGVDAKKSDQQVRGSTVLPAGTGKSVRVAVFAPAGAKADEALAAGADAVGMDDLAEKMQGGDLNYDVVIATPDAMRVVGKLGTLLGPRGLMPNPKVGTVSANPAEAVKNAKSGQVRYRTDKAGIIHCTIGKASFEDDALKSNLQALLLDLVKAKPATSKGTYLQKISVSSTMGPGVTVDQASLSLK; translated from the coding sequence ATGGCACAGACCAAGCGACAGAAAGCGATCCGTGCTGCCGTGCAGCCGGGCAAGGCGTATTCGATCGACGAAGCGCTGAAGATCGTCAAGACCACCAGCAAGGCCAAGTTCGTCGAAGCCGTCGACGTGGCCGTGCGTCTGGGCGTGGACGCCAAGAAGTCCGACCAGCAGGTGCGCGGTTCCACCGTGCTGCCGGCCGGTACCGGCAAGAGCGTGCGCGTGGCCGTGTTCGCCCCCGCCGGCGCCAAGGCTGACGAAGCGCTGGCCGCCGGTGCCGACGCCGTCGGCATGGACGACCTGGCCGAGAAGATGCAGGGCGGCGACCTGAACTACGACGTGGTCATCGCCACCCCGGACGCGATGCGCGTCGTCGGCAAGCTGGGCACCCTGCTGGGCCCGCGCGGCCTGATGCCGAACCCCAAGGTCGGCACAGTGTCCGCCAACCCGGCCGAAGCGGTCAAGAACGCCAAGTCGGGTCAGGTGCGCTACCGCACCGACAAGGCCGGCATCATCCACTGCACCATCGGCAAGGCCAGCTTCGAAGACGACGCGCTGAAGAGCAACCTGCAGGCGCTGCTGCTGGATCTGGTCAAGGCTAAGCCGGCGACCTCGAAGGGCACCTACCTGCAGAAGATCTCGGTGAGCTCGACCATGGGTCCGGGCGTCACCGTCGATCAGGCCTCGCTGTCCCTGAAGTAA
- the rplK gene encoding 50S ribosomal protein L11 encodes MAKKVVGYIKLQVKAGQANPSPPVGPALGQRGLNIMEFCKAFNAATQKLEPGLPTPVIITAYSDRTFTFVTKSTPASVLLKKAAGVSSGSKRPNTEKVGKVTRKQLEEIAKAKEADLTAAELEAAVRTIAGSARSMGLTVEG; translated from the coding sequence ATGGCAAAGAAAGTCGTCGGTTACATCAAGCTGCAGGTGAAGGCCGGTCAGGCCAACCCCTCGCCGCCGGTCGGTCCTGCGCTGGGTCAGCGCGGTCTGAACATCATGGAATTCTGCAAGGCGTTCAATGCCGCAACGCAGAAGCTGGAGCCGGGCCTGCCGACTCCGGTCATCATCACGGCCTATTCGGACCGTACCTTCACCTTCGTCACCAAGAGCACCCCGGCCAGCGTGCTGCTGAAGAAGGCCGCGGGCGTCAGCTCCGGCTCCAAGCGCCCGAACACCGAGAAGGTGGGCAAGGTGACCCGCAAGCAGCTCGAAGAGATCGCCAAGGCGAAGGAAGCCGACCTGACGGCGGCGGAGCTGGAAGCGGCGGTACGCACGATTGCGGGTTCCGCCCGCAGCATGGGCCTGACGGTGGAGGGTTAA